The Beijerinckiaceae bacterium RH AL1 genome has a segment encoding these proteins:
- a CDS encoding exported protein of unknown function (ID:RHAL1_00468;~source:Prodigal:2.6) has translation MKRLLLLVPVVLGLSLPAVAEEKPRRDPPRQTQKTDYWLSEDMQRLAFWQSREPEVQTGRSVATH, from the coding sequence ATGAAACGCCTTTTGCTTCTCGTGCCGGTCGTCCTGGGGTTGAGCCTGCCAGCCGTGGCGGAGGAAAAGCCGCGGCGGGACCCGCCGCGGCAGACGCAGAAGACGGACTACTGGCTATCGGAAGACATGCAGCGTCTCGCCTTCTGGCAGTCCCGCGAGCCCGAGGTTCAGACCGGCCGCTCCGTCGCCACCCACTAG